From Motilibacter peucedani, the proteins below share one genomic window:
- a CDS encoding Gfo/Idh/MocA family protein, whose translation MGQPLRVGVVGAGKISGAYLSTFPHLPQVAVTAVADLDADRARAAVAEHPGARACTVEELLAADDVDLVLNLTIPAAHASVAHAALDAGKHVYGEKPLALTTSEAAAVVQAAETAGLRLGCAPDTVLGTGVQTARAAVEAGLVGTPVAATAFMTTPGHERWHPDPEFYYRPGGGPLYDMGPYYLSALVHLLGPVRRVVGTSSRPRPLRTIGSGPRAGASFESTVDTHVTGLLEHESGAVTTMVMSFDVWAAALPRIEVYGTDGSLSVPDPNYFDGDVRVFRAGAEEWETLPASAGYVGAGRGVGVADLARSLAQGEPHRASAGLALHVLDVMEALLEAAVDRVAREISTTCDSPALVGEQLAATGTS comes from the coding sequence GTGGGCCAGCCGCTGAGGGTCGGCGTCGTCGGCGCCGGCAAGATCAGCGGCGCCTACCTCTCGACGTTCCCCCACCTGCCGCAGGTCGCCGTCACGGCGGTCGCCGACCTCGACGCCGACCGCGCCCGGGCCGCCGTCGCCGAGCACCCCGGCGCCCGGGCCTGCACCGTCGAGGAGCTCCTCGCGGCCGACGACGTCGACCTGGTGCTCAACCTGACGATCCCCGCCGCCCACGCGTCGGTGGCGCACGCCGCCCTCGACGCGGGCAAGCACGTCTACGGCGAGAAGCCGCTGGCGCTCACGACGTCCGAGGCGGCGGCCGTGGTCCAGGCCGCCGAGACCGCCGGGCTGCGGCTGGGGTGCGCGCCCGACACCGTCCTCGGCACCGGCGTCCAGACCGCGCGCGCCGCGGTCGAGGCGGGGCTCGTCGGCACGCCGGTCGCCGCGACGGCCTTCATGACCACTCCAGGCCACGAGCGCTGGCACCCCGACCCCGAGTTCTACTACCGGCCCGGCGGCGGACCGCTCTACGACATGGGCCCCTACTACCTCTCGGCGCTGGTGCACCTGCTCGGGCCGGTGCGCCGCGTGGTCGGCACGTCGTCGCGGCCGCGACCACTGCGTACCATCGGGTCCGGGCCGCGTGCCGGCGCCAGCTTCGAGTCCACGGTCGACACCCACGTGACCGGTCTGCTCGAGCACGAGTCCGGCGCCGTGACGACGATGGTGATGAGCTTCGACGTGTGGGCGGCGGCGCTGCCGCGCATCGAGGTCTACGGCACCGACGGCTCGCTCTCGGTGCCCGACCCCAACTACTTCGACGGCGATGTGCGCGTGTTCCGCGCCGGCGCGGAGGAGTGGGAGACGCTGCCCGCGTCCGCCGGCTACGTCGGCGCCGGTCGCGGCGTCGGGGTCGCCGACCTCGCGCGCTCGCTGGCCCAGGGAGAGCCCCACCGGGCGTCCGCCGGGCTGGCCCTCCACGTCCTCGACGTGATGGAGGCCCTGCTGGAGGCGGCCGTCGACCGCGTCGCGCGGGAGATCTCGACGACCTGCGACTCGCCGGCGCTCGTGGGGGAGCAGCTCGCCGCGACCGGTACGTCGTAG
- a CDS encoding ThuA domain-containing protein, which produces MSETQSGQGPSRRALVVRGGWEGHSPVAATERFLPFLESSGYDVTVSDSLEPYADAELMAATDLVVQCWTMGTITPEQLAGLRTAVEAGTGLAGWHGGIADSFRDSSDYLQLVGGSFAAHPGGFVPYTVEVVPERADHPVVQGFTSVALETEQYWVLADSASDVLATTTQAVREGDPWHAPVVSPAVWARAWGAGKVFVCTVGHRPEDLDVPEIRTIVERGLLWASR; this is translated from the coding sequence TTGAGCGAGACGCAGAGCGGCCAGGGGCCGAGCCGGCGGGCGCTGGTGGTGCGCGGCGGCTGGGAGGGTCACTCCCCGGTCGCGGCGACCGAGCGGTTCCTCCCCTTCCTCGAGTCCTCCGGCTACGACGTGACGGTGTCCGACAGCCTCGAGCCCTACGCCGACGCCGAGCTGATGGCGGCGACCGACCTCGTCGTCCAGTGCTGGACGATGGGCACCATCACCCCCGAGCAGCTGGCCGGGCTGCGCACGGCCGTCGAGGCGGGCACCGGGCTGGCCGGCTGGCACGGCGGGATCGCCGACTCGTTCCGCGACTCCTCCGACTACCTCCAGCTCGTCGGCGGTTCGTTCGCCGCCCACCCGGGCGGCTTCGTCCCCTACACCGTCGAGGTCGTCCCCGAGCGTGCCGACCACCCGGTCGTGCAGGGGTTCACCAGCGTCGCGCTCGAGACCGAGCAGTACTGGGTGCTCGCCGACTCGGCCAGCGACGTGCTCGCCACCACGACCCAGGCCGTGCGCGAGGGCGACCCGTGGCACGCGCCCGTCGTCTCGCCCGCCGTGTGGGCGCGCGCGTGGGGGGCGGGCAAGGTCTTCGTCTGCACGGTCGGCCACCGTCCCGAGGACCTCGACGTGCCCGAGATCCGGACGATCGTCGAGAGGGGCTTGCTGTGGGCCAGCCGCTGA
- a CDS encoding LacI family DNA-binding transcriptional regulator has translation MSAGARTPTLGDVAALAGVTVPTVSKVLNARSDVSPATRERVLAALQRTGYAKPPRGRRGTTAAAGARTQPGLVDLVLGSVEGSWGNRVLGGVERAAAELGHDVVVTLADPDTADGRSWVDRLLARGSTGAVLALVDASAQQRARLADGGVPVVLLDPRSEPGPGVASVGATNWAGGRAAGEHLVALGHRDIGVVAGPPQQVYSTARVDGLRSALTEAGLVLAPERVRSGDWTSEGGQRAAAELLGSRPAPTAVFACSDRMALGVYAEAAARGLRIPEDLAVVGFDDLPEARWLVPTLTTVRQPVREMGAVALRTLLRLRAGGAPETTRLELATSLVVRASAPAVPRPEVK, from the coding sequence GTGTCTGCAGGAGCCCGCACCCCCACGCTCGGCGACGTGGCGGCGCTGGCCGGGGTCACGGTGCCTACGGTGTCGAAGGTGCTCAACGCGCGCAGCGACGTGTCACCCGCCACGCGCGAGCGGGTCCTGGCCGCCCTGCAGCGCACCGGCTACGCGAAGCCCCCGCGCGGCCGGCGCGGCACGACGGCCGCGGCGGGCGCCCGCACGCAGCCCGGCCTGGTCGACCTGGTGCTCGGCAGCGTCGAGGGGTCGTGGGGCAACCGCGTGCTGGGCGGGGTCGAGCGGGCCGCCGCCGAGCTGGGCCACGACGTCGTCGTGACGCTCGCCGACCCCGACACGGCCGACGGGCGCAGCTGGGTCGACCGCCTGCTCGCCCGCGGCTCGACCGGCGCGGTCCTCGCCCTCGTCGACGCGTCGGCCCAGCAGCGGGCCCGCCTCGCCGACGGAGGCGTGCCCGTCGTGCTGCTCGACCCCCGCAGCGAACCGGGGCCGGGGGTGGCGAGCGTCGGGGCGACCAACTGGGCCGGCGGGCGCGCCGCCGGCGAGCACCTCGTCGCGCTCGGCCACCGCGACATCGGCGTGGTGGCCGGCCCGCCCCAGCAGGTCTACAGCACCGCGCGCGTCGACGGACTGCGCTCGGCGCTCACCGAGGCCGGACTGGTGCTCGCGCCCGAGCGGGTGCGCTCCGGCGACTGGACCAGCGAGGGCGGCCAGCGCGCGGCGGCCGAGCTGCTCGGCTCCCGCCCTGCACCGACCGCCGTCTTCGCCTGCTCCGACCGGATGGCGCTCGGCGTCTACGCCGAGGCCGCGGCCCGCGGCCTGCGCATCCCCGAGGACCTCGCCGTCGTCGGCTTCGACGACCTGCCCGAGGCCCGCTGGCTGGTCCCGACGCTGACCACCGTGCGCCAGCCGGTGCGCGAGATGGGGGCGGTCGCACTGCGTACCCTGCTGCGCCTGCGCGCCGGCGGAGCGCCCGAGACCACCCGGCTCGAGCTCGCGACCTCCCTGGTCGTCCGCGCCAGCGCGCCCGCGGTGCCCCGTCCGGAGGTGAAGTAG
- a CDS encoding LacI family DNA-binding transcriptional regulator, producing MGPSMRDVAARAGVSPKTVSNVVRGWPNVTDETRARVNEALEALGYRMNLSARMLRSGRSGMLALAVPYLAVPYFAELTSGIVRVAEARGWTVQVEQTDGSLDHELRVLQGARGNLIDGLILSPYAAGPEHIAARTAPTPLVLLGERIGHGAADHVAVDNVSAARDMVSLLVSRGYRRIAAIGLVGGATGQHSRMRLEGYEQALARAGLPLVPEHQRQVSEFGRAEGARAMDELLDLPERPDAVFCFDDLLALGALHAAHERGVRVPDEIAVAGFDDIEESRYCYPTLTTVRPDKEALARQAVELVLARLDAGDSEPPRSMVPDYALVERDSTA from the coding sequence ATGGGTCCCAGCATGCGCGACGTCGCTGCACGCGCCGGGGTGTCGCCGAAGACGGTGTCGAACGTCGTGCGCGGCTGGCCCAACGTCACCGACGAGACGCGGGCCCGGGTCAACGAGGCGCTCGAGGCGCTCGGCTACCGCATGAACCTCTCCGCGCGCATGCTGCGCAGCGGGCGCTCGGGGATGCTGGCGCTGGCGGTGCCCTACCTCGCCGTGCCCTACTTCGCCGAGCTGACCAGCGGCATCGTCCGGGTCGCCGAGGCTCGGGGCTGGACGGTGCAGGTCGAGCAGACCGACGGCTCCCTCGACCACGAGCTGCGGGTCCTGCAGGGCGCGCGCGGCAACCTCATCGACGGGCTGATCCTGAGCCCCTACGCCGCGGGGCCCGAGCACATCGCGGCACGCACCGCCCCGACGCCGCTGGTGCTGCTCGGCGAGCGCATCGGCCACGGCGCCGCCGACCACGTCGCGGTCGACAACGTCTCCGCGGCGCGCGACATGGTCTCGCTGCTCGTCTCGCGCGGCTACCGCCGCATCGCCGCGATCGGCCTGGTCGGGGGGGCGACCGGCCAGCACTCGCGGATGCGGCTCGAGGGCTACGAGCAGGCGCTCGCGCGGGCCGGCCTGCCCCTCGTGCCCGAGCACCAGCGGCAGGTCTCGGAGTTCGGCCGGGCCGAGGGCGCCCGCGCGATGGACGAGCTGCTCGACCTGCCCGAGCGCCCTGACGCGGTCTTCTGCTTCGACGACCTGCTCGCGCTCGGGGCGCTGCACGCGGCCCACGAGCGAGGTGTGCGCGTGCCGGACGAGATCGCGGTGGCCGGCTTCGACGACATCGAGGAGTCGCGCTACTGCTACCCCACGCTGACGACGGTGCGCCCTGACAAGGAGGCGCTGGCCCGCCAGGCGGTCGAGCTGGTGCTGGCCCGTCTCGACGCGGGCGACTCCGAACCGCCGCGCAGCATGGTGCCCGACTACGCACTCGTCGAGCGCGACAGCACCGCCTGA
- a CDS encoding GGDEF domain-containing protein: MSAVRAYAVDAVAALLSAVLCVRASRLASPRGARAWRCQSAALACGAATALATALLPPPWRTIAADTGAVASSVLVAAGMWLTSRAPDARARVRMLLDGLTGATAAFVLLWTALLGPAWDAAPGDRHSVAAVLLPVAPLTLAAFYLFILCAEIPPGRRVMPVLLSSALLCDTVMQSARLLGRLGGDGPLPAVVHGGWLGCCALFAAAARTYRGTSVRRTNSSTLLGVGLAPYVLVAPALAVLLAHWLQERSLRPADQCAVAALVVLVTLRQCVTLAENRVLVARLAAREAELEHRATHDSLTGLATRSLLLRRLDEALEAGPAGVLLVDLDGFKQVNDTHGHAVGDALLVEVGRRLQAAVRETDLPARLGGDEFAVVVPGPPEATARAAAALCRELSAAYALGGLAVTGVGASVGTAHGSAADGATGAQLLVAADLEMYAAKRAGRPAGARCSTGPGQPARAVLG; this comes from the coding sequence GTGTCGGCGGTGCGTGCCTACGCGGTCGACGCCGTGGCGGCGCTGCTCTCCGCCGTGCTCTGCGTGCGCGCGTCCCGGCTCGCCTCGCCCCGCGGCGCCCGCGCGTGGCGCTGCCAGTCGGCGGCCCTGGCGTGCGGGGCCGCGACGGCGCTGGCCACGGCGCTGCTCCCGCCGCCCTGGCGCACGATCGCCGCAGACACCGGCGCCGTCGCCTCCAGCGTGCTGGTGGCCGCGGGCATGTGGCTGACCTCCCGCGCGCCGGACGCGCGGGCCCGTGTCCGCATGCTGCTCGACGGCCTGACCGGCGCGACCGCGGCGTTCGTCCTGCTCTGGACGGCACTGCTGGGCCCGGCCTGGGACGCCGCGCCCGGCGACCGGCACTCCGTCGCCGCCGTGCTGCTCCCCGTCGCGCCGCTGACGCTGGCGGCGTTCTACCTGTTCATCCTGTGCGCCGAGATCCCGCCCGGCCGGCGGGTGATGCCGGTGCTGCTGAGCTCGGCGCTGCTGTGCGACACGGTCATGCAGTCGGCCCGGCTGCTCGGTCGGCTCGGTGGGGACGGCCCGCTGCCCGCCGTCGTCCACGGCGGCTGGCTCGGCTGCTGCGCGCTGTTCGCCGCCGCGGCGCGGACCTACCGCGGCACGTCGGTGCGGCGCACGAACTCCTCCACCCTGCTGGGAGTCGGCCTGGCGCCCTACGTCCTGGTGGCGCCGGCGCTCGCGGTGCTCCTCGCGCACTGGCTCCAGGAGCGGAGCCTGCGCCCGGCCGACCAGTGCGCGGTCGCCGCGCTCGTCGTGCTGGTGACCCTGCGCCAGTGCGTCACGCTCGCCGAGAACCGCGTGCTCGTCGCACGGCTCGCGGCCCGTGAGGCCGAGCTCGAGCACCGCGCGACCCACGACAGCCTCACCGGGCTCGCCACCCGGTCGCTGCTGCTGCGCCGGCTCGACGAGGCGCTCGAGGCCGGGCCTGCGGGCGTGCTGCTGGTCGACCTCGACGGCTTCAAGCAGGTCAACGACACCCACGGGCACGCCGTCGGGGACGCGTTGCTGGTCGAGGTCGGTCGCCGGCTGCAGGCAGCCGTGCGCGAGACCGACCTGCCGGCCCGCCTCGGCGGCGACGAGTTCGCCGTCGTGGTGCCGGGACCGCCCGAGGCGACCGCCCGCGCGGCGGCAGCGCTGTGCAGGGAGCTGTCCGCCGCGTACGCGCTCGGCGGGCTCGCCGTGACGGGCGTCGGTGCGAGCGTCGGCACCGCCCACGGCTCGGCCGCGGACGGCGCCACCGGCGCGCAGCTGCTCGTCGCGGCAGACCTCGAGATGTACGCGGCCAAGCGCGCCGGGCGCCCCGCCGGCGCCCGCTGCTCGACGGGTCCTGGGCAGCCGGCCCGCGCAGTGCTTGGATGA
- a CDS encoding GDSL-type esterase/lipase family protein, whose product MHRRPHLRTPLALGVVLASLVASTPAASADTGPRHVPAPARVAVLGDSISRGFDACSVLQDCPEVSWSTGSVPAVQSHLARIAALNPAVQPVNAAFTGARASALLPQARAAVQQGADYVEVLIGANDACAPSEAAMTPVATFRTQVASAFAALRGTRVFVASVPDVRKVWQVAHTTPAAALVWSTFGLCQSMLANPTSTAPADADRRARVRQRIQDYNTVLRQECAALPTCRYDHGTVFKTDYALADLSPIDYYHPSVSGQARLSANTWPETWKFQPVG is encoded by the coding sequence GTGCACCGCCGCCCGCACCTGCGTACCCCCCTCGCCCTCGGTGTCGTGCTCGCCTCGCTGGTGGCGTCGACGCCCGCCGCGTCCGCCGACACCGGGCCGCGACACGTGCCGGCGCCGGCGCGCGTCGCCGTGCTGGGCGACTCGATCAGCCGCGGCTTCGACGCCTGCTCGGTGCTGCAGGACTGCCCCGAGGTGTCGTGGTCGACGGGCAGCGTGCCGGCCGTGCAGAGCCACCTCGCCCGCATCGCCGCGCTCAACCCCGCGGTGCAGCCGGTCAACGCCGCCTTCACCGGCGCGCGGGCGTCGGCGCTGCTGCCCCAGGCCCGCGCCGCCGTGCAGCAGGGCGCCGACTACGTCGAGGTGCTGATCGGCGCCAACGACGCGTGCGCGCCGAGCGAGGCCGCGATGACACCGGTCGCGACGTTCCGCACCCAGGTCGCCAGCGCGTTCGCGGCGCTGCGCGGCACGCGGGTGTTCGTCGCCTCGGTGCCCGACGTGCGCAAGGTGTGGCAGGTGGCGCACACGACGCCGGCGGCGGCACTGGTGTGGTCGACGTTCGGGCTCTGCCAGAGCATGCTCGCGAACCCCACCTCGACGGCGCCCGCCGACGCCGACCGGCGCGCCCGGGTGCGCCAGCGCATCCAGGACTACAACACCGTGCTGCGCCAGGAGTGCGCCGCGCTGCCGACCTGCCGCTACGACCACGGCACGGTCTTCAAGACCGACTACGCGCTGGCCGACCTCTCGCCGATCGACTACTACCACCCGAGCGTCTCCGGCCAGGCCCGCCTGTCGGCCAACACCTGGCCCGAGACCTGGAAGTTCCAGCCGGTCGGCTGA
- a CDS encoding glycoside hydrolase family 76 protein, translating to MPLALRIRLAVLGAATSLAAALVAPPAAEAAAPGDHSTNARRAQASWAALQRWFAVPDGSGLYREQFPVAAGDGAYSYEWPFSQAHVAALDLTGMSGAHSDAASYVDDLAAHDAAQLHYWTPASTTGLPGFASGAEPPFSSGGDLFYDDNEWVGLQDVQHYLQHGDAASLDQARQIFDLVMSGWDSDPAHADPGGIFWTQAPWSQDRNTVSNMPAAELGLRLYSLTHEQRYLDGALRSYRWTNANLRTPEGLYYDHVDLQGNVEKTIWSYNQGVPVGVNVLLYEVTHDKSYLQEAQRIASAALAYYAQGGRLDAQPPFFNSIFFKNLLLLSSVKSDSAVREALVAYADRLWTQHRDPATGLFRFGDAAGTQMIEQAAVTQVFAVLAWSRGDWSQLY from the coding sequence ATGCCCCTCGCCCTGCGGATCCGACTGGCCGTGCTCGGCGCGGCGACGTCCCTGGCGGCCGCGCTGGTCGCTCCGCCCGCGGCGGAGGCCGCCGCACCGGGCGACCACTCGACGAACGCGCGCCGCGCCCAGGCGTCGTGGGCCGCGCTGCAGCGGTGGTTCGCCGTCCCGGACGGCTCCGGGCTCTACCGCGAGCAGTTCCCGGTCGCCGCCGGCGACGGCGCCTACTCCTACGAGTGGCCGTTCTCCCAGGCGCACGTCGCCGCGCTCGACCTGACCGGGATGTCGGGGGCGCACTCGGACGCCGCGAGCTACGTCGACGACCTCGCGGCGCACGACGCGGCGCAGCTGCACTACTGGACGCCGGCGTCGACCACGGGGCTGCCCGGCTTCGCCTCCGGGGCCGAGCCGCCGTTCTCCAGCGGCGGCGACCTCTTCTACGACGACAACGAGTGGGTCGGGCTGCAGGACGTCCAGCACTACCTCCAGCACGGCGACGCCGCGTCCCTCGACCAGGCGCGTCAGATCTTCGACCTGGTGATGTCGGGCTGGGACTCCGACCCCGCACACGCCGACCCGGGCGGCATCTTCTGGACGCAGGCGCCGTGGAGCCAGGACCGCAACACCGTCTCCAACATGCCCGCCGCCGAGCTCGGGCTCCGGCTCTACTCGCTGACGCACGAGCAGCGCTACCTCGACGGCGCCCTGCGCTCCTACCGCTGGACCAATGCGAACCTGCGGACGCCCGAGGGCCTCTACTACGACCACGTCGACCTGCAGGGCAACGTCGAGAAGACGATCTGGTCCTACAACCAGGGCGTCCCGGTGGGCGTCAACGTCCTGCTCTACGAGGTCACCCACGACAAGAGCTACCTGCAGGAGGCGCAGCGCATCGCCTCCGCCGCCCTGGCCTACTACGCGCAGGGCGGGCGCCTCGACGCCCAGCCGCCGTTCTTCAACTCCATCTTCTTCAAGAACCTGCTGCTGCTCTCCAGCGTGAAGAGCGACAGCGCGGTCCGCGAGGCGCTGGTCGCTTACGCGGACCGGCTGTGGACCCAGCACCGCGACCCCGCCACCGGGCTGTTCCGCTTCGGGGACGCGGCGGGCACGCAGATGATCGAGCAGGCCGCCGTGACCCAGGTCTTCGCCGTCCTCGCGTGGTCCCGCGGGGACTGGAGCCAGCTCTACTGA
- a CDS encoding SDR family NAD(P)-dependent oxidoreductase, which yields MSNDLSGRVAVVTGGGSGLGRATSTLLAESGAHVLVADVNAENARTTVEQITSAGGSAEAVDLDVTSSEAVDAFFQNAFAQHGESLDVLVNNAGTDRGADIPELSDEQWHGVFAVNVHGPFYTARAFVRGVLAAAPTRTRPADIVSIVSISALTVGAGAGAYNASKAAHLKLTEVLQTESRERGWPVRVCAVNPAAMNTPMMDQWNLPQERMMDPRDVAGMVHAAVSLPAGVVLQTVVITNRTETYPR from the coding sequence ATGAGCAACGACCTGAGCGGCCGCGTCGCCGTGGTGACCGGAGGCGGCAGCGGGCTGGGGCGCGCGACGTCGACCTTGCTGGCCGAGTCCGGCGCCCACGTGCTGGTCGCCGACGTCAACGCCGAGAACGCCAGGACCACGGTCGAGCAGATCACGTCCGCCGGCGGCAGCGCGGAGGCGGTCGACCTCGACGTCACCTCCTCGGAGGCGGTCGACGCGTTCTTCCAGAACGCGTTCGCGCAGCACGGCGAGAGCCTGGACGTCCTCGTCAACAACGCGGGCACCGACCGCGGCGCCGACATCCCCGAGCTGAGCGACGAGCAGTGGCACGGCGTCTTCGCCGTCAACGTGCACGGGCCCTTCTACACCGCCCGCGCGTTCGTGCGCGGCGTGCTCGCGGCGGCACCGACACGTACCCGCCCTGCCGACATCGTGTCGATCGTCTCGATCTCGGCGCTGACCGTCGGCGCGGGCGCCGGCGCCTACAACGCCTCGAAGGCCGCCCACCTCAAGCTGACCGAGGTGCTGCAGACCGAGTCGCGCGAGCGCGGCTGGCCGGTGCGGGTGTGCGCGGTCAACCCGGCCGCGATGAACACGCCGATGATGGACCAGTGGAACCTGCCGCAGGAGCGGATGATGGACCCGCGCGACGTGGCCGGCATGGTGCACGCCGCGGTCTCGCTGCCCGCCGGCGTCGTGCTGCAGACGGTCGTCATCACCAACCGCACGGAGACCTACCCGCGCTGA
- a CDS encoding glycosyltransferase family 9 protein, producing MRGSAPAGWDDGADAPDAPVLVLRALGLGDALTGFPALRALRRLVAPRPVLLAAPEAVGRWQVELGVVDGLVPTRGLDGPPPGRELGLHDAVDLHGNGPASRDLLRAAGPRRLLAFELDGIAWDPDEHEVRRWCRLVEAVGARCDPEDLRLRSRAEAEAARGRAVVVHPGAAYAARRWPAERWARVAADLAAAGHQVRITGGPGEDALVAEVAALAGLPGAPVGVLPLPELSALLGSARLLLCGDTGVAHLATALAVPSVLLFGPTPPSSWGPAIDPDVHTVLWRGTGRGAPNADTVDAALLRIEPPDVVEAALRLIAGTDPTMEEKA from the coding sequence GTGAGGGGGAGCGCGCCGGCGGGATGGGACGACGGCGCCGACGCCCCTGACGCCCCGGTGCTCGTGCTGCGCGCCCTCGGGCTCGGCGACGCGCTCACCGGCTTCCCCGCCCTGCGGGCGCTGCGCCGGCTGGTCGCGCCGCGCCCGGTCCTGCTGGCCGCGCCCGAGGCGGTCGGCCGCTGGCAGGTCGAGCTCGGCGTCGTCGACGGGCTGGTGCCGACCCGCGGGCTCGACGGCCCGCCGCCCGGACGCGAGCTCGGCCTGCACGACGCCGTCGACCTGCACGGCAACGGTCCGGCCAGCCGCGACCTGCTGCGCGCTGCCGGTCCTCGCCGCCTGCTCGCCTTCGAGCTCGACGGCATCGCGTGGGACCCCGACGAGCACGAGGTACGCCGGTGGTGCCGCCTCGTCGAGGCCGTCGGCGCGCGGTGCGACCCCGAGGACCTGCGGCTGCGCTCGCGCGCGGAGGCGGAGGCCGCTCGCGGCCGGGCCGTCGTCGTGCACCCGGGCGCTGCGTACGCCGCCCGCCGGTGGCCCGCGGAGCGCTGGGCCCGGGTCGCGGCGGACCTCGCCGCGGCCGGGCACCAGGTGCGCATCACCGGCGGACCCGGGGAGGACGCGCTGGTGGCCGAGGTGGCCGCGCTCGCCGGCCTGCCCGGGGCGCCGGTCGGCGTGCTGCCGCTGCCCGAGCTCAGCGCGCTGCTGGGCTCGGCCCGGCTGCTGCTCTGCGGCGACACCGGCGTCGCCCACCTCGCCACCGCCCTGGCCGTGCCCTCGGTGCTGCTGTTCGGCCCGACGCCGCCCTCGAGCTGGGGCCCGGCGATCGACCCCGACGTGCACACCGTGCTGTGGCGGGGCACCGGACGCGGCGCGCCCAACGCCGACACCGTCGACGCCGCGCTGCTGCGGATCGAGCCCCCTGACGTCGTCGAGGCCGCGCTGCGGCTGATCGCCGGCACCGACCCAACGATGGAGGAGAAGGCATGA
- the rfaE2 gene encoding D-glycero-beta-D-manno-heptose 1-phosphate adenylyltransferase: MTRLVVVGDALLDRDVVGTVERVAPDAPVPVVDVSAVHDRPGGAGLAALLAASPGVEVTLVTALGADAAGERLRTLLAPAVALHELALRVPTRSKTRVRVRGQSLLRLDSEGSVLDLEPSAAPAGPGALDPSALELLLASADAVLVADYGGPVTAAPGVRDALAAAARAVPVVWDPHPRGLEPVAGCAVVTPNRAEATLLGGAADDLAALGAALAARWSAGAVAVTDGARGVVLAKGAGATRHRAQPCPDSVDTCGAGDRFAAAVAAGLGTGLPLPAAVDAAVEEVAAWLAAGGVGALANPEPGAAPLLDDSPTAEDVVARTRARGGRVVATGGCFDLLHPGHLSLLQAARGLGDALVVLVNSDDSTRRLKGLERPVNPAADRVRMLEALACVDAAVVFEDDRPDATLERLRPDVWVKGGDYRLEDLPEARVVESYGGRVEIVPFVEGRSTTALLERLARPAVLSPNVSARPPWSGADGFGHSE, from the coding sequence GTGACGCGGCTGGTCGTCGTCGGTGACGCGCTGCTCGACCGCGACGTCGTCGGCACCGTCGAGCGCGTCGCGCCCGACGCGCCCGTGCCCGTGGTCGACGTCTCCGCCGTGCACGACCGGCCCGGCGGCGCCGGGCTGGCGGCGCTGCTCGCCGCTTCGCCCGGCGTGGAGGTGACCCTCGTGACGGCGCTCGGCGCCGATGCCGCGGGGGAGCGGCTGCGTACCCTGCTCGCCCCCGCCGTGGCGCTCCACGAGCTCGCGCTGCGCGTGCCGACCAGGAGCAAGACCCGCGTACGCGTGCGCGGCCAGTCGCTGCTGCGCCTGGACAGCGAGGGCTCGGTGCTCGACCTCGAGCCGTCCGCCGCTCCGGCAGGGCCCGGCGCGCTCGACCCGAGCGCGCTCGAGCTGCTGCTCGCCTCGGCCGACGCGGTGCTCGTCGCCGACTACGGCGGCCCGGTGACCGCAGCGCCTGGGGTCCGCGACGCTCTGGCGGCCGCCGCCCGGGCGGTGCCGGTCGTCTGGGACCCGCACCCCCGCGGGCTGGAGCCGGTCGCCGGCTGCGCCGTCGTGACGCCCAACCGGGCCGAGGCCACCCTGCTGGGCGGAGCTGCCGACGACCTCGCCGCGCTCGGCGCCGCGCTCGCCGCCCGGTGGAGCGCCGGCGCGGTCGCGGTCACCGACGGCGCGCGCGGCGTCGTGCTCGCCAAGGGTGCGGGCGCCACGCGGCACCGCGCGCAGCCGTGCCCCGACTCGGTCGACACCTGCGGCGCGGGCGACCGCTTCGCGGCAGCCGTGGCTGCCGGGCTGGGCACCGGGCTGCCCCTGCCCGCCGCCGTCGACGCGGCCGTCGAGGAGGTCGCGGCCTGGCTCGCGGCCGGGGGCGTCGGTGCCCTCGCGAATCCGGAGCCGGGTGCTGCGCCGCTGCTCGACGACTCGCCGACCGCCGAGGACGTCGTCGCCCGCACCCGCGCCCGGGGTGGGCGCGTCGTCGCCACCGGCGGCTGCTTCGACCTGCTCCACCCCGGCCACCTCTCGCTGCTGCAGGCCGCGCGCGGGCTGGGCGACGCGCTGGTCGTGCTGGTCAACTCCGACGACAGCACCCGCCGGCTCAAGGGCCTGGAGCGGCCGGTCAACCCCGCGGCCGACCGCGTGCGCATGCTCGAGGCGCTGGCCTGCGTCGACGCGGCCGTCGTGTTCGAGGACGACCGGCCCGACGCGACCCTCGAGCGGCTGCGCCCCGACGTCTGGGTCAAGGGCGGCGACTACCGGCTCGAGGACCTGCCCGAGGCCCGGGTCGTCGAGTCCTACGGCGGCCGCGTCGAGATCGTCCCCTTCGTCGAGGGCCGGTCGACCACCGCGCTCCTCGAGCGCCTCGCCCGCCCCGCCGTCCTCAGTCCGAACGTGTCGGCCCGTCCGCCCTGGTCGGGCGCCGACGGCTTCGGACACAGCGAGTGA